A genomic window from Lycium barbarum isolate Lr01 chromosome 4, ASM1917538v2, whole genome shotgun sequence includes:
- the LOC132638587 gene encoding phosphatidylinositol N-acetylglucosaminyltransferase gpi3 subunit-like — protein MGLKYHSSKSNASNKYLSSKSSTILTTTLCIASLVYFFAPSRNSQKEPHFLDHHGGLFRGDLCDAKFPWNKLSFGPISDEKLKLAVFSKTWPIGANPGGMERHAFTLYTALATKGHEVHIFTVPSDRKFHYDIHDGSLHVYFAPNDHGTLNCSLAFDIFDQENRARPFDYVHTESVTLPHWRAKFVPNVAVTWHGIWYEIMHSKLFQELLDNPDGQGPMNELQEAMPRLIDEIKFFSSYSHHICISNSAGEVLVNIYQLPQRNVHVILNGIDETNFVYDPISGSNFLKKIGIPSNVTLVLGVAGRLVRDKGHPLLYEAFSFIAKRHPGVFLLVAGSGPWGKRYAELGQNVKVLGALEPAELSKFYNSINVFVNPTLRPQGLDLTLIEAMHCGKPVLTPNYPSITRTVVLNEDFGYTFSPNVGSFVEALESAIRDGPEVLQRKGMICKSYALSMFTANKMALAYERFFLCMKNKRYCQYPLPTDF, from the coding sequence ATGGGTTTGAAGTACCATTCTAGCAAATCCAATGCTTCTAATAAGtatctttcttcaaaatcttcaaCTATTCTCACAACAACTCTTTGCATTGCCTCTCTTGTCTACTTCTTTGCCCCTTCAAGAAATTCCCAGAAAGAGCCACACTTCTTGGACCATCATGGAGGTCTATTTCGTGGCGATTTATGCGATGCAAAATTCCCATGGAATAAGCTTTCATTTGGACCAATTTCTGATGAGAAGCTTAAGTTAGCAGTCTTTTCAAAAACATGGCCAATTGGAGCAAATCCTGGAGGTATGGAACGACACGCGTTTACGTTGTATACTGCCCTGGCTACTAAAGGACATGAAGTTCATATTTTCACCGTCCCATCCGATAGGAAATTTCATTATGACATTCATGATGGATCCCTTCATGTGTATTTTGCACCTAATGATCATGGCACACTCAATTGTTCTCTAGCTTTTGATATATTTGATCAAGAAAATAGGGCTAGGCCTTTTGATTATGTGCACACTGAGAGTGTGACATTGCCTCACTGGCGCGCGAAATTTGTGCCTAATGTGGCAGTAACATGGCATGGGATTTGGTATGAGATTATGCACTCAAAACTATTTCAAGAACTTCTTGACAACCCCGATGGGCAAGGGCCTATGAATGAACTTCAAGAAGCAATGCCAAGGCTCATCGATGAAATTAAGTTCTTTTCGAGCTATTCTCACCATATATGCATAAGCAACAGTGCAGGGGAAGTTCTTGTAAACATCTATCAACTCCCTCAAAGAAATGTCCATGTTATACTCAATGGCATTGATGAGACAAACTTTGTGTATGACCCTATATCCGGAtcaaattttctcaaaaaaattggGATCCCATCAAATGTTACCTTGGTTTTAGGGGTTGCTGGGAGGTTAGTAAGGGACAAGGGGCACCCACTTCTCTACGAAGCGTTTTCATTCATAGCTAAACGCCATCCAGGAGTTTTTCTACTAGTAGCAGGGTCAGGGCCATGGGGAAAAAGGTACGCGGAATTAGGCCAAAATGTGAAAGTTTTAGGTGCATTAGAACCCGCAGAGCTATCTAAGTTTTACAATTCAATTAATGTGTTTGTGAACCCAACATTAAGGCCACAAGGACTTGACCTTACACTAATAGAAGCTATGCATTGTGGAAAACCAGTTTTGACACCAAATTACCCAAGCATAACAAGAACTGTGGTGTTAAATGAAGATTTTGGTTACACATTTTCACCAAATGTAGGATCATTTGTAGAAGCATTGGAGTCAGCAATAAGAGATGGTCCAGAAGTTTTGCAAAGGAAAGGCATGATTTGCAAGTCATATGCACTTTCAATGTTCACAGCAAACAAAATGGCATTGGCTTATGAAAGATTCTTTCTTTGTATGAAAAACAAAAGATATTGCCAATACCCTCTTCCCACAGATTTCTAG